The region AAACTTTTATCATAAAAGAGCTTAATGGAAACTATTATTAAATTGATAAAGTAGAGCTCGTTCTAGGAAATCTAGGAAATAATCTAGACTTATTCTAGCGCCGTATGTCTAGTTTTTAAAGACAAATTcgtataatattttatattttggtaGCAACtgtattttcatttcaacTTGTATTTCAACTTCATTTCGTTAGAAATGTTAGAAATACTTATGGTTTTTGCCTATTTGTGATCCTCTTTTTTGTGCCGCACCATGCCACACCGTACCACAACATACCACATCACACCGCATGGAGCCCCGCAGCTGCTGAACTTTATTGTCCACCTAAATTTCGTTTTGCTGATTTGTTTGCCAACGAATCggtttttatttgcattttttgcgGTAAGCACATGGACCCCTAGCACACACACTAATGCAGAGCCACCTAGCACACACCGACTCACACTTACCAATACATAGATATAAAGGCAATATCAAACGCAGCTATAAGAGACACTTAACAACGGTTTCCTCGGCCATTTTGTTTGTGTTACTGCCATTTGccgtttgtttttgttgttggtgttggtgtggtgtggtgtgcCGTTAtgcgtttgtttgtttgttcgcATAAATGAGAAAAACCAACGTGGCAACCATAAAACACACTCGCCCACCCACCCAGCAACCCACAGCCCACAACCGGCCCGGCATAGAGACATTCTCATGTTTGCACAATAAAATTTCAACAATATACGCGACAGGGTCTTTGTACTTGAGTAAATTGGATCTGTGCAGCGGACCACAAGGCACGGCGGATGGGATGAGGGGGTGCTGatgttaaaattaaataaatatttgcctTAAAGctccgccgctgctgctggtgcggcTTACAAAAAAAGCGAAACCAGACACCCACACAGCGGTATTTAAAGCAGCCAACcacaacaacagaaacagaaaccggGCCAGAAACAAAAGTCTCGAGTCTTCGAGTCTCAAGTCTCTGGTATCCACGGGGCCCTCAGAAATCTTTGCAAAAGTATTTCCGCTCGGGGAGCTCTCTCAGATGCTTTTCGGGGGGCGTTGAAAGGTGGGGTGCCTTTCCCCAAAAAGGGTTCTTCTTTGCTTTATTGTCAGGCCATAAAATTCTGAATTTATGTTTGGCCATTTTTTCAAAGCTCCTTCATTATAAATAAAGAGTAGAGAATTCTTTATGGCTTTCtatttccataaaaaaatatagaaatagttGGTTGTCcttgtaattaaaattgacAATTAAAACactttattttagttaattttttgCAACCATCCGGCAAACCTCTAATCctgtataatttattttttaattataaatagtTGTGGTAATAATTAAAGCAGATAAACACAAAACTACAATTGGAATGGGAATAATAGAGACTTCTAGGTTAATGACTACCCACAATCGTTTTTTATGAGAGCgctgaatatttaatttaattagtattGGTCGTTAGGAAGTCAATTATTCACTTAATTatgacttttttatttatattttttttgtttctctaAATGGTTTGTGTGACAAtcaaacaatattttattaaacggAATTAGTGTTCAGTGGATTATATAAGCATTACACTAACTTAACAGCTTGGATATTAACTATGCATTAACTATGTGTATGGATATTTTATAGCCATCCTGGCTTAAGCttcaatatattttaaagaaaaagatacTTTAAAAAGTATCGGAAATCTCATTTTATGTTCAAGAGTAGTTACCCTTTGAAGACACTTTGTTAATGTTGGTCTTCAACGGGAAACTAGCATATTTAACTGAAATAAAACCCCCTTTAAAATCGCTAAAAAATCACATTTATTCTTTTTACTAAATcctattattaaatattgaaagCCGCAGTGATTCACTCACTATTGAGTTTGCAGCTGTCTCTGAACAAAAGACATGTTTCTGGGGTTCTAGGTAtaaaagctttattttttcgtttacGGACCTATTTTCCAAAATGAAATTGTGGATAGTATTGGCAGTGGTATCACTAGCCGCCTACGTGAAGGCAGATGGGCGAGGTCCCAGCCACAGTGTTACTTGGGGAGCCCGAGCCTTCCGGGACATGCACGTGCGACGCGAGATTATCACGGAGAAGTCAAAGTTCTTGCGAGTGGTTACCAGGGACTTTGTGTTTTCCCAAAACGTAGGTTGACTCTTTTAAAAgtcatatttaataataattttaaaatttattttaaagccaAAGCTGGCCAGAACCATCACACAAATTGTGATTACTGATCAGGTGAGGGAAGGCCTAGGTGGCTATGCCTATTTGACGGCAGGTGGGCCCCAGAGCGACTTCGTCAAGATCCATTTCAAGAGTCAACGAAACAAAGGATTTAGCTTCATTGTGGATGTTTACGCCATTTAATCCTGGCATATTAATTATACTTTTCCGTGTATTTATCCGCACACTCTGATTGCTAATTTATTTATGTCCCAGTACATATTTGTACTGGCCACACACTGATATTTGTGTATTTATGTGGAGAGTGGACAGTGGGTAGTGGGTTTACAATTGACACAGACCAAATGAACTGAAACTAATTTGCAGTTTGCTGATTGATCTGGGGCTGGCCATATAATTTAATTGAGGATTTAAAGCCGCCCGTTTGGAGTGGTGTTTTTGGTTCAAAATCATGGGCATTAAAGCGGCAACAGTTCGCTgccttattttttgttggccgAACTTTGAAGGTTATAAAGGCCCGATGATGATGAGTTGTGGGGGGGCCATGGCTCGTAATTACCCGACCATTCAGACTAACGAGCCAAGTGCAATTTTCGGTCGGGCAAATGGGGAGAATATAGCCCGGCACAAGCCTGTGAAACGTAGCCCTTTGCCATTTAGCAAATGTCGGGCACTTAGGCCACAGCCCCCTTCTGGCTCCCACTCCAAAAAAATCCCATCCTGCCGCCCATCCTTGATGCCATCAGCCAGTGCAAAAGTCAAACAAATCCAATCAATGGCATATTCAAACACACATTCTACATAGGATATGGTTTATGTAAATTAGCCGGGTCGGTTGGGGGCTTGTAAAATGTAATGTATTGGAATATCAGCCGGCGAGGGTGAAAGTCTTTCTCCATCTTCATCAATCGCAacgaattaaaattttattataccaTATTCCCCAAACGATCTTGAACGGGTCGTATCCTTTATGGGTTTCGAATGCAAATGGTTTGTCGTCATCTTCGTCCTCATCCTCGGAGTCATCGTCGTGGCTCTTACTTCCAAGTAACCTGGCCAAATGTGGGTTAACACACACACTACCACATACACTGCTgattttgcttttggccaaaaggtgTGCACCGACGAGTTGCAGTTGTGGCATTTCTGATTGACGGGCATTTTGCATACCAGAAGCGTTTGAAACTGAAGAGAGGGTCGGGGATGGTAGCTCTGTACGCAGGGCCCTCCTGTGACCTCAAACGCCAGTCAATGCCAAAGCTTTGCATCCCAGGATCTCCACCCTCCCACCAGGTGTGCCGGGTAGTCCGGGTGGGGTTGGGCCAACCGAGCGAGCCATACATTATGCAGGTTGTTTGTTATCGTTCGATAAAGTGTAAATTATGGGAAAGTTGCCAGGCTACACAGCTAGACTGGCAagccgggccgggccgggccggtCAGGTCAGCTCCCTGTGGAATTTCACTGTCCCTTCTCTCTCCCCCTAGCCCTCGCCCTCGACCTATCCCTAACCCAATTACTTTTTGCCATATAATTTCTGATATCTTTAATATGTGTCTTTTGTGCGTTGTGTGCTCACTGGGCTTGAAGTTTGCATTGTTAATTGAACAAATTGCATTTGCATACTGACATTCGTAATATGCACGGCAAAGCAGAAATATAAAGGGGTAAAAGGAAAACTAAAACGTCTAAAAGGACATATATTTCTTATCTATATACAATTACATATTTTTGATCTAAGGGCGGTGTAGGCTCTTGGTCAGAAAAGGTTAATATTGTGCTTCCGGATAATATAAGATACCCGATACCTCTGCCGatacttttattttggtaACGTAAAAAATGTTAGTGGTTTGATTCTCTGTTGGTTTGCACAGGAACACTAAGACTTAAAAAAGACTCAAAGATTACTAAGTTAAGAATAGAACAAACCCAAACTTATGTTTCAGGAAACATaccataaaataaatgataatttatacatatgGAAATTTTAGGTACTTCTTTTGTTTCAGTTTAGTCCACCTACATTGGCAACAAAATGAATGCGCGGGgaggaaaaaatttaataaaacaaagacTAAAAAACTATTGGAggatacaaattatttttaaaaagtatttttagtCTAAGGATGGTTACTCCAGTGATTAGAGTCTAGTCACTTGATTTTGGATAGGCCTTTGTTGACTTCTCGTTTACTCAATACACAGATACTTCTCCCTTTTTATTTCATGTaacaaaagaaatatttgtaacattgaaatgattattatcagttgtttttttttaacgcatTCTAAGACTTTACCACATAAGATTATTAATCTGAAGAATATTCATCTAAATATAAAACAGAAGAAAATGTAagatttaaaactaaaaaagaaaatcattacttataaaatttatgaagTCCTTCAAactcatatttttattaaacaaaatctaaaaaattaaatatgattGAAATTTAAACTTACAATGTATGGCATTATTTCCAGTGCCTTTAATTTATGCTATTGAATCCGGTATTGAGTATCTTTTTAATCGCGTGTCCCTGTGAATTTGACTGGAAACATCTCAAGGACCCTGTCAATCCTTTGGCTTTGTGTGCCATTGCAACTGGAGGGTCTTATGCAGATTTCCATTTGACTTTGTCGCACACACAAAGCAAAGTGTTGACCTCAGATTGGCCTGTGTGTGAGTTTATCCTTTCAATGGCGCTAAAGGACATCGCCTTGTCTTGCCTTTGCTTTCCTTGTGCCTCGTTCATTTCACAGCCAATTTAGTGCATTTTTTCGTCCTGCATCCTGCGTCCTGCCACTTCTTTCATTTTGCCACGTCCTTGTTGCCATTTTAGCCTTTTGTGTTTGGCTGCGTGAAAAGAAAGTGTGAAAGTAGCTGGAGAGACCGGATTTCTGGTCTCGTATGTATCACCAGGgacttttgtttttcaattgccATTTGCCATATTTGCGGCAattgtttttcgttttcgttatATCCCTCCATGCCAGTAAATACAATTGCAGCAACTGAATCTTGAAGGTATTATATGCAGTATACCAGGATACAGAAAGAACTGCAAAAAATTGGGGCTAAGTTTGAAACgaataatattgtttttaatttttatttaaaagaaaatggtGTCCTTTTCGTTGTATGACTGTCCGCTTGTGTGTCTGTAGGTCTTCTTGTCCGGTTGTCCGTCCGTTGGTTCCCAGTATGTCCTTAGTATTTCATCAGTATTTAACAACATATCGATCTAAGAGTCTTTAACAACTAGAGGCGTTtctcaaaacatttttaacccattataggaaaacatttaattaccCCAGAGAGAGCCAAAGCAATCAAATCACTTTGAGAAAGGCTACGTATGCTTCACCTACCAGAAACAACCTATGAAAGActttatacaaattttaaatggcTACAATTTACTCTATCCACTTGCAAAGTGTTCCTTTTACCTCGTTCTGTGAAATAGTTTGGTCTCTGTGTAGTCTTGTTGCACGTAAACGTCTT is a window of Drosophila bipectinata strain 14024-0381.07 chromosome 2R, DbipHiC1v2, whole genome shotgun sequence DNA encoding:
- the LOC108131970 gene encoding probable salivary secreted peptide; this translates as MKLWIVLAVVSLAAYVKADGRGPSHSVTWGARAFRDMHVRREIITEKSKFLRVVTRDFVFSQNPKLARTITQIVITDQVREGLGGYAYLTAGGPQSDFVKIHFKSQRNKGFSFIVDVYAI